The following are encoded together in the Bacillus cereus group sp. RP43 genome:
- a CDS encoding nitroreductase family protein, whose amino-acid sequence MNYEDFKEVIHGRRSVRKFTEQEVSTSDIKEIIDCARYAPSDTNSQTWEFLVIMNREKIKEIEQMTWDALHKLAAKAAENGEEKAGKLLTRSFGPYATAFSEAPVLIVCLATPYESKFREKIFDPIAFVPDSVWEEEGIKSSCLAAQNLMLAAHARGLGTCPMTGPVLLAQDELRQYLQIEPQKQINMVISLGFPKDKPKKLSRKEVDEITTFIF is encoded by the coding sequence ATGAATTATGAAGATTTTAAAGAAGTAATTCACGGTAGACGAAGTGTTAGAAAGTTTACAGAACAAGAAGTATCCACTAGTGATATAAAAGAAATTATTGATTGTGCTCGTTATGCACCGAGTGATACGAACTCACAAACGTGGGAGTTCTTGGTCATTATGAACAGAGAGAAAATTAAAGAAATTGAACAAATGACATGGGATGCATTACATAAACTTGCGGCAAAAGCAGCAGAAAATGGAGAAGAGAAAGCAGGGAAATTACTTACACGTTCTTTCGGTCCATATGCGACAGCTTTCTCTGAGGCGCCAGTATTAATCGTATGTTTGGCAACACCATATGAATCAAAGTTTCGTGAAAAGATATTTGATCCAATTGCCTTCGTTCCTGATTCAGTATGGGAAGAGGAAGGAATTAAGAGTAGCTGTTTAGCAGCACAAAACTTAATGTTGGCTGCACATGCGAGAGGACTGGGTACTTGTCCAATGACAGGACCTGTATTATTAGCTCAAGATGAACTGCGACAATATTTACAAATTGAGCCTCAAAAACAAATTAATATGGTAATTTCACTCGGGTTTCCGAAAGATAAGCCGAAGAAACTTTCGCGAAAAGAAGTTGATGAGATTACAACATTTATTTTCTAA